The proteins below come from a single Aegilops tauschii subsp. strangulata cultivar AL8/78 chromosome 6, Aet v6.0, whole genome shotgun sequence genomic window:
- the LOC141025295 gene encoding NADPH-dependent aldo-keto reductase, chloroplastic-like, which translates to MEKLYDTGKARAIGVSNFSTKKLGDLLVVARVHPAVNQVECHPGWQQTKLHNFCQSTGIHLSAYSPLGSPGTPWMNSNILQQPVIISIANKLGRTAAQVALRWNIQMGHSVLPKILNVERIKQNLDVYDWSIPDDLLAIFYTLYLNGEKLQ; encoded by the exons ATGGAAAAGTTATATGACACTGGAAAAGCTCGTGCAATAGGTGTGAGTAACTTCTCAACAAAGAAACTGGGTGACTTGCTTGTTGTAGCTCGTGTACATCCAGCTGTTAATCAGGTGGAATGTCATCCGGGTTGGCAGCAAACTAAACTCCACAACTTTTGTCAGTCAACCGGTATTCATCTTTCT GCATATTCACCACTGGGTTCACCTGGTACGCCTTGGATGAACAGTAATATCCTTCAACAGCCAGTCATCATCTCAATAGCAAATAAACTTGGGAGAACTGCTGCACAGGTGGCCCTGCGCTGGAACATTCAGATGGGTCATAGTGTACTACCAAAGATCTTGAACGTTGAAAGGATAAAACAAAATCTTGATGTTTATGATTGGTCTATTCCAGATGACTTGCTTGCTATTTTTTATACCCTATACTTAAATGGGGAAAAATTGCAATGA